Below is a window of Mycobacterium dioxanotrophicus DNA.
TTCGCAGCCGCCGTAGTAGCGGCGGCCCGGGTAGCCTTCGGCGTACTTGTTGGTCAGCACCGAGCCCTGGGCCTGCATGACCGCGAGCGGCGCGTGGTTCTCCGAGGCGATCATCTCCAGGCCGAGCCGCTGCCGGTGAAGTTCATCGCCGATGGCCGAGGCGATCTCGGGATCGAACTCGGTGAGATCCTGATCGAGCACAGTCATGTCTAGGCCTCGCTCTTCGCGGCGTATTCGGCAGCGGTCAGCAGTGTTCCCGCTGCGGTCGCCTGCACCTCGAAAAGCCAGCCCTCGCCGTAGGGGTCGGACGTCACGAGGGCGGGATCGTCGACAGCGGCCGTGTTGACGGCGGTGACGGTGCCACTGACCGGTGGGTACAGCTCGGACACGGTCTTGGTGGATTCCACCTCGCCGCAGGTCTCGCCCGCGGTGATGGTGGCTCCGACCTCAGGCAGGTCGAGGAACACCAGATCACCCAGCGCCGCCGCGGCGACGGAGGTGATCCCGACCCGCACCGGAACGTCAGGCAATGCGGCACCGGGCACGATCAGCACCCATTCGTGTTCCTCGGTGTAGCTGCGATCGTCCAGGACTGTATGAGAATTGGCGATGTCTGCCATAGTGCTTCCTTTTCAGTTGCGGCGGTAGAACGGCGCCGGGGTGACTTCGAACTGCTCTTTGTTGCCGCGGATGTCGACCTGCAGAACCGTTCCCGGTTCGGCGAGCGACGTGTCCAGGTAGGCCAGAGCGATCGGGTATCCGAGGGTGGGCGACAGCGCGCCGGAGGTGACGGTGCCGACCGCGGCCCCTTCGGGACCGTGATGGACGGTGTAGCCGGCCCGGGCCGCGCGCCGGGTCGAGCCCTTCAGCCCCACCAGCACCCGCTGCACGGTCTGCCCGGAAAGCTGCTGCAGTGCATCGCGTCCCACAAATTCCTTGCCCAGGCGAACGACCTTGCCGAGCCCCGCCTCGTAGGGGTTGGTGGCCTTGTCGAGTTCGTGCCCGTAGAGCGCCATTCCGGCTTCCAGCCGCAGCGTGTCGCGGCACGCGAGACCTGCGGGTGACCCGCCGGCGGCAGTGGTGACCGCCAGCAGGGACCGCCACAGGGCAACGGCATGCGCGTTGGGCACGTAGAGTTCGAAGCCGTCCTCCCCCGTGTAACCCGTGCGGGCCAGCAGCACATCGATGTCGCCCACGGTGGCCTCGGTAACCGCGTAGTACTTGAGATCTCGCACCGTCTCGCGCTGATTCTCAGGCACCAGCGAACTCACGATGGCTTCGGACGCGGGGCCCTGCACGGCGATCAGTGCGGTATCGGTGGATTGGTCGTCCACCTGGGCGTCGAATTCGGCTGCCCGGCTGCGCAGTTCGCCCGCCACCGTGGGGGCGTTCGCGGCGTTGGCGACGACCAGGAAGTGCTCGTCGGCGAGCCGGTACACCACCAGATCGTCGATGACGCCGCCGTCGGCGTCGCACATCAGCGAGTACTTGGCGCGTCCGACGGCGATCTTGGAGGCCTCGCCGACCAGCGCGAAATCGAGCGTCGCGGCGGATTGTGGTCCGGTGATCGAGATTTCACCCATGTGGGAGAGGTCGAACAGGCCTGCGGTCTCCCGCACCGCGCGGTGCTCGGCCAGTTCGCTGCCGTACTTCAGTGGCATCGCCCATCCCGCGAAGTCGGTGAAACTGGCGCCCAGTTCCCGGTGTTCGTCGATCAGCGGCGAAGCCGGGGTGTGGTCGTCGGTCATACGAGAGCCTCCTGCAGGTTCGGTTCGGTCTGGAACGCCTCGGGTGCTGGGCACGAGCAGGCGAGGTTGCGGTCACCGTGCACGCCGTCGATGCGGCGGACCGGCGGCCAGTATTTGTTGAGTCGCAGGGAGGCAACGGGATACGCCGCGTACTGCCTGCTGTAGGGCAACGTCCATTCGGCGTCGGTGACCTGTTCAGCGGTGTGGGGTGCTTGCCGCAGTGGGCTCTGTTCCAGCGCCCACTCTCCTGAGTCGACCCGGCTGATCTCGTCGTGGATGCCGATCATGGCCGCGATGAACCGGTCCAGCTCGGCCAGATCCTCCGATTCTGTGGGTTCCACCATCAGGGTGCCGTTGACCGGGAACGACAGGGTCGGCGCGTGGAAACCGTAGTCGATCAACCGTTTTGCGACGTCCTCGGCCGTCACCCCGGTGCGTTTGGTGATCTCGCGCAGGTCCAGGATGCACTCGTGCGCGACCAAACCGGACTCCCCGGTGTAGAGGACCGGGTACCGGTCGGCCAGCGACGCAGCCAGATAGTTGGCGGCCAGCACCGCGGTCTTGGTCGCGGCCGTCAGCCCGTCGGGCCCCATCAGCGCCAGGTAAGCCCAGGTGATCGGAAGGATGCCCGCAGACCCGTAATTCGCGGCCGACACCGGGGCCGGACCGTCGACGGACAGCGGATCGCCCGGCAGGAACGGCGCCAGGTGTGCCCGCACCGCGACCGGTCCGACGCCCGGGCCCCCACCCCCGTGCGGGATGCAGAACGTCTTGTGCAGGTTCAGGTGTGACACGTCGCCGCCGAACTCACCCGGTTTGGCCAGGCCGACAAGGGCATTCAGGTTGGCTCCGTCGACGTACACCTGGCCGCCCGCGCTGTGCACGAGATCGCACACCGTGCGCACCTCGGTCTCGTACACGCCGTGGGTCGACGGGTAGGTCAGCATGATGGCCGCGACGCGCCCGCCGTGGTCGGACAGCTTCGCCTGCAGGTCCTCCACATCGATGTTGCCGTTGGGTGCGGTCTTGACCACCACCACGCGCATGCCGGCCAGAACCGCTGACGCGGCGTTGGTGCCGTGCGCGGATTGCGGGATGAGGCAGACGTCGCGCTCGACGTCTCCGCGGGACCGGTGGTAGGCGTTGATGGCCAGCAGGCCCGCGAGCTCGCCCTGCGATCCGGCGTTGGGCTGCAATGAAACCCGGTCATAGCCGGTGATCTCGGCCAGCCAGTCCTCAAGGTTGCCGATCAACTCCCGATAGCCGCTGGTCTGCGCGGCCGGGGCGTACGGATGGATACCAGCGAACCCGGGCCAGCTGATGGGTTCCATCTCGGCGGCGGCGTTGAGCTTCATGGTGCACGAACCCAGCGGGATCATCGTGCGGTCCAGCGCGAGGTCCTTGTCCGAGAGTTCCCGCAGGAAGCGCAACATGGCGGTCTCGGAACGGTGCCGGTGAAACACCGGATGGGTCAGGTAATCCGACGTGCGGAGCAGGTCTGCGGGCAACGCGACGCCGCCGCCCACCGCGACAGGGACGGCACCGAACACGTCGAGCACGCGCCGCACGATGTCGTCGGTGGTGCGCTCGTCGCAGGAGATGCCGACGTGGTCGGCATCGACCAGACGCAGGTTGATTCCGGCGCGGTCGGCGGCGTCGACGATGTCGTGGGCACCGCCGGGGACCCGCACCATCACGGTGTCGAAGAACCGGTCGTGGACCATCTCGCGGCCCGCGAACCGCAGCCCCTCGGCCAGCGCGGCGGCATGACCGTGCACGCGGGTTGCGATGGCGCGCAACCCTTCCGGACCGTGGTAGGCGGCGTACATGGCGGCGACGTTGGCCAGCAGCGCCTGCGCGGTGCAGATGTTGCTGGTCGCCTTGTCCCGGCGGATGTGCTGTTCGCGGGTTTGCAGTGCGAGGCGGTAGGCGGGCTTGCCGTCCACGTCGACGGAGACGCCGACCAACCGCCCCGGCAGCATGCGCTCCAGTCCCGAGCGCACCGACATGTACCCGGCGTGCGGGCCACCGAAGAACAGCGGCACACCGAACCGCTGCGCCGAGCCGACGGCGATGTCGGCACCTTGCTCGCCGGGTGCCGTGATGAGTGTCAGCGACAGCAGATCGGCAGCGACCGTGGTGAGCATGCCGCGGTCGGCGGCCGCAGCGATCAGCGGGGCGTGGTTGCGTACGACGCCGCTGGCGCCGGGCGATTGGAAGACGACGCCGAACGCGTCAGCGTCGGGCAATGCCCGCGTCAGGTCGGCGACCTCCACCTCGATGCCCACCGACTCGGCCCGCCCGCGCACCACCGCGAGCGTCTGGGGCAGGCAATCTGCGTCGAGCACAACACGATTGGACTTCGAGGTCTTGTTGGCCCGGCGCATCAGCAGCACGGCCTCCATGACCGCGGTGGCCTCGTCGAGCAGTGATGCACCGGCCACCGGCAGTGCCGTGAGGTCCTCGATGACCGTCTGGAAGGTCAGCAGCGCTTCGAGCCTGCCCTGGGAGATCTCCGGTTGGTACGGCGTGTACGCGGTGTACCAGGCAGGCGATTCCAGCATGTTGCGGCGCAGGACGGCGGGGGTGATGGTGTCGTGGTAGCCGAGA
It encodes the following:
- the gcvP gene encoding aminomethyl-transferring glycine dehydrogenase — protein: MLDVLGYPSVDALIDAAVPSQIRSIDGLRLPAARSEEQVLDALRALADRNQTRVQMIGLGYHDTITPAVLRRNMLESPAWYTAYTPYQPEISQGRLEALLTFQTVIEDLTALPVAGASLLDEATAVMEAVLLMRRANKTSKSNRVVLDADCLPQTLAVVRGRAESVGIEVEVADLTRALPDADAFGVVFQSPGASGVVRNHAPLIAAAADRGMLTTVAADLLSLTLITAPGEQGADIAVGSAQRFGVPLFFGGPHAGYMSVRSGLERMLPGRLVGVSVDVDGKPAYRLALQTREQHIRRDKATSNICTAQALLANVAAMYAAYHGPEGLRAIATRVHGHAAALAEGLRFAGREMVHDRFFDTVMVRVPGGAHDIVDAADRAGINLRLVDADHVGISCDERTTDDIVRRVLDVFGAVPVAVGGGVALPADLLRTSDYLTHPVFHRHRSETAMLRFLRELSDKDLALDRTMIPLGSCTMKLNAAAEMEPISWPGFAGIHPYAPAAQTSGYRELIGNLEDWLAEITGYDRVSLQPNAGSQGELAGLLAINAYHRSRGDVERDVCLIPQSAHGTNAASAVLAGMRVVVVKTAPNGNIDVEDLQAKLSDHGGRVAAIMLTYPSTHGVYETEVRTVCDLVHSAGGQVYVDGANLNALVGLAKPGEFGGDVSHLNLHKTFCIPHGGGGPGVGPVAVRAHLAPFLPGDPLSVDGPAPVSAANYGSAGILPITWAYLALMGPDGLTAATKTAVLAANYLAASLADRYPVLYTGESGLVAHECILDLREITKRTGVTAEDVAKRLIDYGFHAPTLSFPVNGTLMVEPTESEDLAELDRFIAAMIGIHDEISRVDSGEWALEQSPLRQAPHTAEQVTDAEWTLPYSRQYAAYPVASLRLNKYWPPVRRIDGVHGDRNLACSCPAPEAFQTEPNLQEALV
- the gcvT gene encoding glycine cleavage system aminomethyltransferase GcvT; protein product: MTDDHTPASPLIDEHRELGASFTDFAGWAMPLKYGSELAEHRAVRETAGLFDLSHMGEISITGPQSAATLDFALVGEASKIAVGRAKYSLMCDADGGVIDDLVVYRLADEHFLVVANAANAPTVAGELRSRAAEFDAQVDDQSTDTALIAVQGPASEAIVSSLVPENQRETVRDLKYYAVTEATVGDIDVLLARTGYTGEDGFELYVPNAHAVALWRSLLAVTTAAGGSPAGLACRDTLRLEAGMALYGHELDKATNPYEAGLGKVVRLGKEFVGRDALQQLSGQTVQRVLVGLKGSTRRAARAGYTVHHGPEGAAVGTVTSGALSPTLGYPIALAYLDTSLAEPGTVLQVDIRGNKEQFEVTPAPFYRRN
- the gcvH gene encoding glycine cleavage system protein GcvH, translated to MADIANSHTVLDDRSYTEEHEWVLIVPGAALPDVPVRVGITSVAAAALGDLVFLDLPEVGATITAGETCGEVESTKTVSELYPPVSGTVTAVNTAAVDDPALVTSDPYGEGWLFEVQATAAGTLLTAAEYAAKSEA